From one Lasioglossum baleicum chromosome 11, iyLasBale1, whole genome shotgun sequence genomic stretch:
- the LOC143213809 gene encoding arylsulfatase B isoform X2 codes for MSEVKKRAVYLLLSLILLSGCLYLALSQEHRQQGGQRPNIIVIMADDLGWNDVSFHGADEIPTPNIDALAYNGVILQRHYVLPICTPSRTAFLTGRYPIRTGMQGYPLKAGEPRGIPLNNTLLPEYLQKLGYSTHLVGKWHVGYYSDYHTPVNRGFKTFFGYYSGYITYFNHTIKQDNHTGYDLHYDNPGRLSVDYSDQYMTDLITERAETIISKHNSKKPLYLQLAHVAVHSSDSEDVMEVRDMKEVNASLGYIKDFKRRKFAGALTALDESVGKVVKALNDAKMLDNSIIVFMSDNGAQTVGFLENYGSNFPLRGLKFTLFEGGIRGAACVYSPLIKKSSRVADHLMHITDWLPTFYSAAGGNLEDLEENLDGIDQWSTLVYDKETKRTDALLNIDPVEKTSAAIIGKYKLINGASREFNDYYGDPGTDKSYPKYNVSSVLKSLAGSAIKDISQSNVKAEDVIKLREESRVLCQHVTTYPTCLDRCLFDVHSDPCETTDLSSIYPKERC; via the exons ATGTCAGAAGTGAAGAAACGTGCAGTATATTTGTTATTGTCTCTGATTCTCTTATCAGGATGTTTATATCTTGCACTGTCACAAGAACATCGACAACAGGGCGGACAGCGGCCAAATATAATTGTTATTATGGCGGACGATCTG GGATGGAATGACGTAAGTTTTCACGGTGCCGACGAAATACCAACGCCAAACATCGACGCTCTCGCTTACAACGGTGTGATATTGCAACGTCACTATGTCTTGCCGATATGCACGCCATCAAGGACAGCTTTCCTCACAGGACGTTATCCTATTCGAACAG GTATGCAAGGATATCCTCTGAAGGCAGGCGAGCCTCGCGGGATACCATTAAATAATACTCTTCTACCGGAGTATTTGCAAAAATTAGGGTACAGCACTCATCTGGTAGGAAAGTGGCACGTGGGATACTATAGTGATTATCACACACCAGTGAATCGCGGTTTTAAAACCTTTTTCGGATACTACAGTGGATATATTACATACTTTAATCATACCATTAAACAAGAT AATCACACGGGATACGATTTACATTACGATAATCCTGGACGACTATCAGTGGATTACTCTGATCAATACATGACCGATCTTATAACAGAAAGAGCTGAAACCATCATTTCGAAACACAATAGCAAGAAACCTCTTTATTTACAACTCGCGCATGTGGCCGTTCATTCTTCCGACTCCGAGGACGTGATGGAAGTTCGTGACATGAAAGAAGTGAACGCGAGCTTAGGCTATATCAAAGACTTCAAGAGAAGAAAATTTGCAG GTGCACTTACAGCTCTGGACGAATCTGTCGGTAAAGTGGTGAAGGCATTAAATGATGCAAAAATGTTGGACAATTCCATCATCGTCTTCATGTCTGATAATGGGGCACAGACTGTAGGTTTCTTGGAGAACTATGGGTCAAATTTTCCTCTGCGAGGG TTGAAGTTCACGCTGTTCGAGGGTGGCATTCGCGGCGCAGCATGCGTTTATTCGCCATTAATTAAGAAGTCCTCCAGAGTTGCTGATCATTTGATGCACATAACGGACTGGTTGCCAACCTTCTACTCCGCCGCAGGTGGCAATTTGGAAGATCTAGAAGAGAACCTTGATGGCATCGATCAATGGTCCACGCTTGTTTATGATAAAGAAACCAAACGAACGGACGCACTGTTGAACATCGATCCAGTGGAAAAAACATCTGCAGCTATAATCGGAAAATATAAACTGATAAATG GGGCAAGTCGTGAATTCAACGATTATTATGGTGATCCTGGTACGGACAAATCGTATCCCAAGTATAATGTGTCGAGTGTTTTAAAATCGCTTGCGGGCTCTGCTATTAAGGACATATCGCAGTCTAACGTGAAAGCTGAAGATGTAATAAAGCTTAGGGAAGAATCAAGAGTACTGTGTCAACATGTTACGACATATCCAACGTGTCTAGACAGGTGTTTGTTCGACGTGCATAGTGATCCCTGCGAAACTACAGATCTGTCTTCTATTTATCCGAAG GAGCGGTGTTGA
- the LOC143213809 gene encoding arylsulfatase B isoform X1 has protein sequence MSEVKKRAVYLLLSLILLSGCLYLALSQEHRQQGGQRPNIIVIMADDLGWNDVSFHGADEIPTPNIDALAYNGVILQRHYVLPICTPSRTAFLTGRYPIRTGMQGYPLKAGEPRGIPLNNTLLPEYLQKLGYSTHLVGKWHVGYYSDYHTPVNRGFKTFFGYYSGYITYFNHTIKQDNHTGYDLHYDNPGRLSVDYSDQYMTDLITERAETIISKHNSKKPLYLQLAHVAVHSSDSEDVMEVRDMKEVNASLGYIKDFKRRKFAGALTALDESVGKVVKALNDAKMLDNSIIVFMSDNGAQTVGFLENYGSNFPLRGLKFTLFEGGIRGAACVYSPLIKKSSRVADHLMHITDWLPTFYSAAGGNLEDLEENLDGIDQWSTLVYDKETKRTDALLNIDPVEKTSAAIIGKYKLINGASREFNDYYGDPGTDKSYPKYNVSSVLKSLAGSAIKDISQSNVKAEDVIKLREESRVLCQHVTTYPTCLDRCLFDVHSDPCETTDLSSIYPKIVNDLNDYIETYTKVTVPPTSLPVDPNSFPEHFNGTWMPWIKLPDDYHSSKYYFSSLA, from the exons ATGTCAGAAGTGAAGAAACGTGCAGTATATTTGTTATTGTCTCTGATTCTCTTATCAGGATGTTTATATCTTGCACTGTCACAAGAACATCGACAACAGGGCGGACAGCGGCCAAATATAATTGTTATTATGGCGGACGATCTG GGATGGAATGACGTAAGTTTTCACGGTGCCGACGAAATACCAACGCCAAACATCGACGCTCTCGCTTACAACGGTGTGATATTGCAACGTCACTATGTCTTGCCGATATGCACGCCATCAAGGACAGCTTTCCTCACAGGACGTTATCCTATTCGAACAG GTATGCAAGGATATCCTCTGAAGGCAGGCGAGCCTCGCGGGATACCATTAAATAATACTCTTCTACCGGAGTATTTGCAAAAATTAGGGTACAGCACTCATCTGGTAGGAAAGTGGCACGTGGGATACTATAGTGATTATCACACACCAGTGAATCGCGGTTTTAAAACCTTTTTCGGATACTACAGTGGATATATTACATACTTTAATCATACCATTAAACAAGAT AATCACACGGGATACGATTTACATTACGATAATCCTGGACGACTATCAGTGGATTACTCTGATCAATACATGACCGATCTTATAACAGAAAGAGCTGAAACCATCATTTCGAAACACAATAGCAAGAAACCTCTTTATTTACAACTCGCGCATGTGGCCGTTCATTCTTCCGACTCCGAGGACGTGATGGAAGTTCGTGACATGAAAGAAGTGAACGCGAGCTTAGGCTATATCAAAGACTTCAAGAGAAGAAAATTTGCAG GTGCACTTACAGCTCTGGACGAATCTGTCGGTAAAGTGGTGAAGGCATTAAATGATGCAAAAATGTTGGACAATTCCATCATCGTCTTCATGTCTGATAATGGGGCACAGACTGTAGGTTTCTTGGAGAACTATGGGTCAAATTTTCCTCTGCGAGGG TTGAAGTTCACGCTGTTCGAGGGTGGCATTCGCGGCGCAGCATGCGTTTATTCGCCATTAATTAAGAAGTCCTCCAGAGTTGCTGATCATTTGATGCACATAACGGACTGGTTGCCAACCTTCTACTCCGCCGCAGGTGGCAATTTGGAAGATCTAGAAGAGAACCTTGATGGCATCGATCAATGGTCCACGCTTGTTTATGATAAAGAAACCAAACGAACGGACGCACTGTTGAACATCGATCCAGTGGAAAAAACATCTGCAGCTATAATCGGAAAATATAAACTGATAAATG GGGCAAGTCGTGAATTCAACGATTATTATGGTGATCCTGGTACGGACAAATCGTATCCCAAGTATAATGTGTCGAGTGTTTTAAAATCGCTTGCGGGCTCTGCTATTAAGGACATATCGCAGTCTAACGTGAAAGCTGAAGATGTAATAAAGCTTAGGGAAGAATCAAGAGTACTGTGTCAACATGTTACGACATATCCAACGTGTCTAGACAGGTGTTTGTTCGACGTGCATAGTGATCCCTGCGAAACTACAGATCTGTCTTCTATTTATCCGAAG aTCGTTAACGACCTCAATGACTATATTGAAACTTATACGAAAGTTACGGTACCTCCGACGAGCTTGCCAGTGGATCCAAATTCCTTCCCTGAACATTTCAATGGGACGTGGATGCCTTGGATAAAGTTACCGGATGATTATCATTCGTCGAAATATTATTTCAGCTCGTTGGCATAA
- the LOC143213751 gene encoding arylsulfatase J isoform X3, whose protein sequence is MQGDGIHGGEPRGLPLNIKILPEYLRGLGYTTKLIGKWHLGFHTPQYTPLHRGFDFFLGFYNSYISYYDYRYSNQNMSGYDMHRGDDPAHGINRAYATNLFTDEAIKVIENHELTRPLYLHVSHLAVHAPLEQPAEEYTDRDFHQIREPNRRKYARMVSQLDESVARIFLALAERGMLKDSLILFLTDNGAASVGKDRNWGSNYPLRGSKYTLYEGGVRGVAAIWSPRIQKAARVSNQLVHMTDWLPTLYSAAGGNLQDLGEIDGMDQWQIISEGYGRGRDTLLLNIDEVFKTEGAIYSRFKLLRGSLENGYYDGYYGDSGRMVEVLPYSDLVMRSSISEVITHHLGGPVTQPSTMAQLRQDAMTFNCRPNITYYRRYSYTTCNVTECLFDIVNDPCETKNIVEAYPRITRDLDLYLEKYGRILVRQTKVPIDGLADPRRRNNTWEPWMNSGAAVYVPNAAAVLGNLVYCVHLLFILISILLNIRV, encoded by the exons ATGCAGGGGGATGGAATTCATGGTGGCGAACCACGTGGCCTgcctctgaatattaaaattttaccgGAATATCTACGAGGACTAGGATACACCACGAAATTAATTGGAAAATGGCACTTAGGGTTTCATACGCCTCAGTATACACCGCTGCATAGGGGTTTCGACTTTTTCCTTGGTTTCTACAACAGCTACATTAGCTATTACGATTACAGATATTCGAATCAG AACATGAGCGGATACGATATGCACCGAGGGGACGATCCTGCTCACGGGATTAATCGTGCATACGCTACAAACTTATTCACCGATGAAGCGATTAAAGTGATCGAGAACCACGAACTTACTAGGCCCCTTTATCTTCACGTGTCTCATCTCGCGGTTCACGCTCCGTTGGAGCAACCCGCGGAAGAGTACACCGATCGAGATTTCCATCAAATTCGGGAACCGAATAGGCGTAAATATGCCA GAATGGTATCACAATTGGACGAGTCGGTTGCAAGAATTTTTCTAGCATTAGCCGAGAGAGGAATGCTCAAGGACTCGTTGATCTTGTTTCTCACCGATAATGGAGCTGCATCCGTTGGAAAAGATCGAAATTGGGGCTCGAACTATCCTTTGAGAGGA TCGAAATACACTTTATACGAAGGAGGCGTGAGAGGTGTTGCTGCAATATGGTCGCCGAGGATACAGAAAGCAGCACGGGTTTCGAACCAATTGGTGCACATGACGGATTGGTTGCCGACACTTTATTCAGCAGCCGGTGGAAACTTGCAGGATCTGGGTGAGATCGACGGCATGGATCAATGGCAAATCATCAGCGAAGGATACGGCCGTGGCAGAGACACTCTCCTGTTGAACATCGACGAAGTCTTCAAAACCGAGGGGGCAATATACAGTCGGTTTAAACTGCTACGAG GTTCCCTCGAAAACGGTTATTACGATGGGTATTATGGCGATTCTGGTAGAATGGTAGAAGTTTTGCCGTACTCAGATCTTGTAATGAGGAGTTCTATATCTGAGGTAATCACCCACCACCTAGGAGGTCCAGTAACACAACCAAGTACAATGGCGCAATTACGCCAGGATGCGATGACATTTAATTGTCGTCCAAATATCACTTACTACCGTCGATACTCGTACACCACTTGCAACGTCACAGAATGCTTGTTTGATATAGTAAACGATCCATGCGAAACGAAGAACATTGTCGAAGCGTACCCACGG ATTACGCGGGACTTGGACCTTTACTTGGAGAAATACGGTCGCATTTTAGTGAGACAAACGAAAGTACCTATCGATGGGCTAGCTGATCCTAGGAGAAGGAACAATACATGGGAACCGTGGATGAATTCGGGAGCCGCGGTATACGTACCGAATGCCGCAGCCGTGCTTGGCAATTTAGTCTATTGCGTTCATCTTTTGTTCATTCTTATTTCGATTTTGCTGAACATCCGCGTCTGA
- the LOC143213751 gene encoding arylsulfatase B isoform X1 → MRSLSIVWISSFSLLLIRIGSGDNLYEKAPHIIVLMADDLGWNDVGFHGSNQIPTPNIDALGYNGVILNRHYVLPSSTPSRAAFFTGQYPIRIGMQGDGIHGGEPRGLPLNIKILPEYLRGLGYTTKLIGKWHLGFHTPQYTPLHRGFDFFLGFYNSYISYYDYRYSNQNMSGYDMHRGDDPAHGINRAYATNLFTDEAIKVIENHELTRPLYLHVSHLAVHAPLEQPAEEYTDRDFHQIREPNRRKYARMVSQLDESVARIFLALAERGMLKDSLILFLTDNGAASVGKDRNWGSNYPLRGSKYTLYEGGVRGVAAIWSPRIQKAARVSNQLVHMTDWLPTLYSAAGGNLQDLGEIDGMDQWQIISEGYGRGRDTLLLNIDEVFKTEGAIYSRFKLLRGSLENGYYDGYYGDSGRMVEVLPYSDLVMRSSISEVITHHLGGPVTQPSTMAQLRQDAMTFNCRPNITYYRRYSYTTCNVTECLFDIVNDPCETKNIVEAYPRITRDLDLYLEKYGRILVRQTKVPIDGLADPRRRNNTWEPWMNSGAAVYVPNAAAVLGNLVYCVHLLFILISILLNIRV, encoded by the exons GGTTGGAACGATGTTGGCTTCCACGGCTCAAATCAGATACCAACCCCTAACATTGACGCTCTCGGGTATAACGGAGTTATACTAAACAGACATTATGTTTTACCGTCCAGCACACCTTCTAGGGCTGCCTTTTTTACTGGACAATACCCAATACGTATTG GGATGCAGGGGGATGGAATTCATGGTGGCGAACCACGTGGCCTgcctctgaatattaaaattttaccgGAATATCTACGAGGACTAGGATACACCACGAAATTAATTGGAAAATGGCACTTAGGGTTTCATACGCCTCAGTATACACCGCTGCATAGGGGTTTCGACTTTTTCCTTGGTTTCTACAACAGCTACATTAGCTATTACGATTACAGATATTCGAATCAG AACATGAGCGGATACGATATGCACCGAGGGGACGATCCTGCTCACGGGATTAATCGTGCATACGCTACAAACTTATTCACCGATGAAGCGATTAAAGTGATCGAGAACCACGAACTTACTAGGCCCCTTTATCTTCACGTGTCTCATCTCGCGGTTCACGCTCCGTTGGAGCAACCCGCGGAAGAGTACACCGATCGAGATTTCCATCAAATTCGGGAACCGAATAGGCGTAAATATGCCA GAATGGTATCACAATTGGACGAGTCGGTTGCAAGAATTTTTCTAGCATTAGCCGAGAGAGGAATGCTCAAGGACTCGTTGATCTTGTTTCTCACCGATAATGGAGCTGCATCCGTTGGAAAAGATCGAAATTGGGGCTCGAACTATCCTTTGAGAGGA TCGAAATACACTTTATACGAAGGAGGCGTGAGAGGTGTTGCTGCAATATGGTCGCCGAGGATACAGAAAGCAGCACGGGTTTCGAACCAATTGGTGCACATGACGGATTGGTTGCCGACACTTTATTCAGCAGCCGGTGGAAACTTGCAGGATCTGGGTGAGATCGACGGCATGGATCAATGGCAAATCATCAGCGAAGGATACGGCCGTGGCAGAGACACTCTCCTGTTGAACATCGACGAAGTCTTCAAAACCGAGGGGGCAATATACAGTCGGTTTAAACTGCTACGAG GTTCCCTCGAAAACGGTTATTACGATGGGTATTATGGCGATTCTGGTAGAATGGTAGAAGTTTTGCCGTACTCAGATCTTGTAATGAGGAGTTCTATATCTGAGGTAATCACCCACCACCTAGGAGGTCCAGTAACACAACCAAGTACAATGGCGCAATTACGCCAGGATGCGATGACATTTAATTGTCGTCCAAATATCACTTACTACCGTCGATACTCGTACACCACTTGCAACGTCACAGAATGCTTGTTTGATATAGTAAACGATCCATGCGAAACGAAGAACATTGTCGAAGCGTACCCACGG ATTACGCGGGACTTGGACCTTTACTTGGAGAAATACGGTCGCATTTTAGTGAGACAAACGAAAGTACCTATCGATGGGCTAGCTGATCCTAGGAGAAGGAACAATACATGGGAACCGTGGATGAATTCGGGAGCCGCGGTATACGTACCGAATGCCGCAGCCGTGCTTGGCAATTTAGTCTATTGCGTTCATCTTTTGTTCATTCTTATTTCGATTTTGCTGAACATCCGCGTCTGA
- the LOC143213751 gene encoding arylsulfatase B isoform X2, whose protein sequence is MPGITFGWNDVGFHGSNQIPTPNIDALGYNGVILNRHYVLPSSTPSRAAFFTGQYPIRIGMQGDGIHGGEPRGLPLNIKILPEYLRGLGYTTKLIGKWHLGFHTPQYTPLHRGFDFFLGFYNSYISYYDYRYSNQNMSGYDMHRGDDPAHGINRAYATNLFTDEAIKVIENHELTRPLYLHVSHLAVHAPLEQPAEEYTDRDFHQIREPNRRKYARMVSQLDESVARIFLALAERGMLKDSLILFLTDNGAASVGKDRNWGSNYPLRGSKYTLYEGGVRGVAAIWSPRIQKAARVSNQLVHMTDWLPTLYSAAGGNLQDLGEIDGMDQWQIISEGYGRGRDTLLLNIDEVFKTEGAIYSRFKLLRGSLENGYYDGYYGDSGRMVEVLPYSDLVMRSSISEVITHHLGGPVTQPSTMAQLRQDAMTFNCRPNITYYRRYSYTTCNVTECLFDIVNDPCETKNIVEAYPRITRDLDLYLEKYGRILVRQTKVPIDGLADPRRRNNTWEPWMNSGAAVYVPNAAAVLGNLVYCVHLLFILISILLNIRV, encoded by the exons GGTTGGAACGATGTTGGCTTCCACGGCTCAAATCAGATACCAACCCCTAACATTGACGCTCTCGGGTATAACGGAGTTATACTAAACAGACATTATGTTTTACCGTCCAGCACACCTTCTAGGGCTGCCTTTTTTACTGGACAATACCCAATACGTATTG GGATGCAGGGGGATGGAATTCATGGTGGCGAACCACGTGGCCTgcctctgaatattaaaattttaccgGAATATCTACGAGGACTAGGATACACCACGAAATTAATTGGAAAATGGCACTTAGGGTTTCATACGCCTCAGTATACACCGCTGCATAGGGGTTTCGACTTTTTCCTTGGTTTCTACAACAGCTACATTAGCTATTACGATTACAGATATTCGAATCAG AACATGAGCGGATACGATATGCACCGAGGGGACGATCCTGCTCACGGGATTAATCGTGCATACGCTACAAACTTATTCACCGATGAAGCGATTAAAGTGATCGAGAACCACGAACTTACTAGGCCCCTTTATCTTCACGTGTCTCATCTCGCGGTTCACGCTCCGTTGGAGCAACCCGCGGAAGAGTACACCGATCGAGATTTCCATCAAATTCGGGAACCGAATAGGCGTAAATATGCCA GAATGGTATCACAATTGGACGAGTCGGTTGCAAGAATTTTTCTAGCATTAGCCGAGAGAGGAATGCTCAAGGACTCGTTGATCTTGTTTCTCACCGATAATGGAGCTGCATCCGTTGGAAAAGATCGAAATTGGGGCTCGAACTATCCTTTGAGAGGA TCGAAATACACTTTATACGAAGGAGGCGTGAGAGGTGTTGCTGCAATATGGTCGCCGAGGATACAGAAAGCAGCACGGGTTTCGAACCAATTGGTGCACATGACGGATTGGTTGCCGACACTTTATTCAGCAGCCGGTGGAAACTTGCAGGATCTGGGTGAGATCGACGGCATGGATCAATGGCAAATCATCAGCGAAGGATACGGCCGTGGCAGAGACACTCTCCTGTTGAACATCGACGAAGTCTTCAAAACCGAGGGGGCAATATACAGTCGGTTTAAACTGCTACGAG GTTCCCTCGAAAACGGTTATTACGATGGGTATTATGGCGATTCTGGTAGAATGGTAGAAGTTTTGCCGTACTCAGATCTTGTAATGAGGAGTTCTATATCTGAGGTAATCACCCACCACCTAGGAGGTCCAGTAACACAACCAAGTACAATGGCGCAATTACGCCAGGATGCGATGACATTTAATTGTCGTCCAAATATCACTTACTACCGTCGATACTCGTACACCACTTGCAACGTCACAGAATGCTTGTTTGATATAGTAAACGATCCATGCGAAACGAAGAACATTGTCGAAGCGTACCCACGG ATTACGCGGGACTTGGACCTTTACTTGGAGAAATACGGTCGCATTTTAGTGAGACAAACGAAAGTACCTATCGATGGGCTAGCTGATCCTAGGAGAAGGAACAATACATGGGAACCGTGGATGAATTCGGGAGCCGCGGTATACGTACCGAATGCCGCAGCCGTGCTTGGCAATTTAGTCTATTGCGTTCATCTTTTGTTCATTCTTATTTCGATTTTGCTGAACATCCGCGTCTGA